A part of Rhodamnia argentea isolate NSW1041297 chromosome 8, ASM2092103v1, whole genome shotgun sequence genomic DNA contains:
- the LOC115736791 gene encoding folylpolyglutamate synthase isoform X1, protein MAEGESGSARPAAPPYEEAMEALSSLITKRSRADKSNKGDRFDLLFDYLKVLDLDQQIPQMKVIHVAGTKGKGSTCTFTESILRNCGFRTGLFTSPHLIDVRERFRLDGKDICEEKFLAYFWWCYDRLKEKASEDVPMPTYFRFLALLAFKIFAAEQVDVAILEVGLGGKFDATNVVEAPIVCGISSLGFDHMEILGNTLGEIAGEKAGIFKRGVPAFTVPQPDEAMQVLEERASQLDVNLQVAPPLDANLLKGLKLGLVGEHQFLNAGLAVVLCSTWLQRTGHQDITCLQQMSNLPEQFIKGLTSASLQGRAQIVPDRLLNSESSGELVFYLDGAHSPESMEACAKWFSLAVKEENPCHNWGNQQGGDSKSANAMIGNNYGKSSANISTQILLFNCMSVRDPKLLLPHLMNTCASYGVHFKKALFVPNISVYYKVGSHALPPSNSQVDLSWQLALQRVWENLIQGEKEGEAKNIDVAGDEVRDDTEACIRSCENSAVFSSLPLAIKWLRDNAQQNRSVRFQVLVTGSLHLVGDVLRLVKR, encoded by the exons ATGGCGGAAG GTGAGAGCGGTTCGGCGAGGCCCGCGGCTCCTCCGTACGAGGAGGCGATGGAGGCCCTGTCTTCTCTGATCACCAAGCGCAGTCGCGCCGACAAGAGCAACAAGGGCGACCGGTTCGATTTGCTTTTCGATTATCTGAAG GTGTTGGATTTAGATCAACAAATCCCGCAGATGAAGGTTATCCATGTGGCTGGCACGAAGGGCAAG GGATCCACATGCACTTTTACAGAATCTATACTCCGTAATTGTGGGTTCCGAACTGGACTTTTCACATCACCTCACCTCATCGATGTGCGTGAAAGATTTCGTTTGGATGG TAAGGACATTTGCGAAGAGAAATTTTTGGCGTACTTCTGGTGGTGCTACGATAGACTAAAG GAAAAAGCTAGTGAGGATGTACCAATGCCTACTTATTTTCGCTTCCTTGCCTTACTTGCCTTTAAGATATTTGCAGCTGAGCAA GTGGATGTTGCCATCTTAGAGGTCGGTTTAGGAGGAAAATTTGATGCAACAAACGTG GTTGAGGCACCAATAGTCTGCGGTATATCTTCTCTCGGGTTTGACCACATGGAAATTCTCG GAAATACCCTGGGAGAAATTGCTGGGGAAAAGGCTGGTATCTTCAAG CGAGGAGTGCCAGCATTTACTGTGCCTCAACCTGATGAAGCTATGCAGGTGCTTGAAGAGAGAGCTTCCCAGTTGGAT GTGAATCTTCAAGTGGCACCGCCACTGGATGCCAACCTACTTAAGGGTCTGAAACTTGGGCTAGTGGGCGAGCATCAATTTCTTAATGCTGGTCTTGCTGTTGTTCTATGCTCTACTTGGCTTCAGAGGACGGGTCATCAGGACATAACCTGTCTGCAACAGATG AGCAATCTGCCTGAGCAGTTCATTAAAGGGCTGACATCAGCCAGTTTGCAAGGGCGAGCTCAGATTGTCCCGGATCGGCTATTAAACTCTGAAAGTTCAGGAGAACTGGTGTTTTATTTGGATGGTGCTCATAGTCCTGAAAGCATGGAAGCATGCGCAAAGTGGTTTTCTCttgctgttaaagaagaaaatcCATGTCACAACTGGGGTAATCAGCAAGGGGGCGACTCTAAATCTGCAAATGCAATGATAGGCAATAACTATGGTAAAAGTTCTGCAAATATCTCCACGCAG ATACTTCTCTTCAACTGCATGTCCGTGCGAGACCCTAAGTTGCTCCTTCCTCACCTGATGAATACATGCGCTAGTTATG GAGTGCACTTCAAGAAGGCACTTTTTGTACCGAACATATCTGTATATTACAAGGTTGGGTCACATGCTCTGCCTCCTAGCAATTCTCAAGTTGATTTGTCATGGCAGCTTGCTTTGCAAAGAGTTTGGGAAAACCTTATCCAAGGTGAAAAAG AAGGCGAGGCCAAGAACATAGATGTTGCTGGTGATGAAGTTAGGGATGATACAGAAGCTTGCATTAGAAGTTGTGAGAATAGTGCtgtgttttcttctcttccattAGCTATTAAGTGGCTGAGGGACAATGCGCAACAGAACCGCTCAGTGCGGTTTCAG GTCCTTGTGACTGGTTCTTTACATCTCGTGGGTGATGTGTTGAGACTTGTCAAAAGGTGA
- the LOC115736790 gene encoding protein NEDD1, with protein sequence MMRSLMDPSTAFLAASGGDTVKLFDVSVETGDPCTLSYAPSPGSTVHSVKWNHTNLVVASAGEDGKISLWRKNGQSMGTLSVSGTDGGDNTEESIMAISFSNKGSRYICSGGSDKVVRIWDLQRKRCIKGLKGHTNTITGAMYNCKDEHLASISISGDLILHNLASGARAAELKDPNAQVLRVLDYSRISRHLLVTAGDDGTVNLWDTTGRSPKIAWLKQHSAPTAGVSFSPSSDKMIASVGYDKKLYTYDSGSRRFSSCTSYEAPFSSVAFSDDGWMLAAGTSNGRIVFYDIRAKPQPFTVLRAYNSSEAVTSLCWQRAKPVIVNESNCSAETALLGGADEESILMPDPLPSSTSSNLTIATSVSGSRNPGRSSLSLDATSLTTNSSGLTMSTQNLVSSEETPNRSHLWPGGTLARLHAPRSTFNPKDDMEVFSPLVDVQPITPSLDKLWNDDDGRRKDLSALDKRPSSLLFPSSNRRYPFTEDGSNIHPIFDWKSTSNSGQDENRILTQLGSTPPQSSKSEDSSITPPEAWGGEKVLDKYAHIRQPLTLPSRLGTLAGSQTSGSMFSFQDFPSSVTPTSISSLTNSNFDYANLRSKDASNIQETPLGYSELPPSSSLSLSFGPKGVMGQTTVESSGTASLTLPRRLSTYAERISTTSSFSDGPSISVGSPKTKKTGVETKEELLSSLLSRSQTSGALEPGTLPTINGGIPHFQKTPHVDSQQGSSFTLQLFQRTLEETLVSFQKSIHEDMRNLHIEILRQFHMQEMEMSRVMASILENQAELMKEVKYLRSENQQLRQLL encoded by the exons ATGATGAGGAGTTTGATGGATCCGTCGACGGCGTTCCTGGCCGCGAGCGGAGGCGACACCGTGAAGCTGTTCGACGTGTCCGTGGAGACTGGGGATCCGTGCACATTGAGCTACGCGCCGTCGCCGGGGAGCACCGTTCACTCCGTCAAGTGGAATCACACCA ATTTAGTTGTTGCTAGTGCTGGGGAAGATGGGAAGATCTCGCTGTGGAGGAAAAATGGTCAAAGCATGGGGACATTATCGGTGTCTGGGACAGATGGTGGAGACAACACTGAG GAATCTATCATGGCTATTAGCTTTAGCAACAAGGGATCCAGATACATATGCTCCGGGGGGAGTGATAAAGTTGTAAGAATATGGGATTTGCAGAGGAAGCGATGCATTAAAGGGTTAAAGGGTCATACCAATACGATAACAGGTGCCATGTACAACTGTAAGGATGAGCACTTGGCTTCTATCAGTATAAGTGGAGACCTCATTCTTCACAATCTTGCATCTGGTGCAAGGGCGGCTGAACTGAAGGACCCCAATGCACAG GTACTTAGGGTACTTGACTACTCAAGGATTAGTCGACACCTTTTGGTAACTGCTGGCGATGATGGGACAGTTAATCTGTGGGACACTACTGGTCGTAGCCCCAag ATTGCTTGGTTGAAGCAGCATTCTGCACCAACTGCTGGTGTTAGCTTCTCTCCATCCAGTGATAAG ATGATTGCCAGCGTTGGTTATGATAAAAAACTGTATACCTATGACTCTGGATCTAGAAGATTCTCCTCCTGCACTTCCTATGAAGCACCCTTCTCTTCGGTGGCTTTTAGTGACGATGGATGGATGTTGGCTGCGGGAACCAGCAACGGTCGCATAGTTTTTTACGATATCCGGGCAAAGCCTCAACCTTTCACTGTTCTTCGTGCTTATAATAGTTCAGAG GCTGTTACGAGTTTATGCTGGCAAAGAGCCAAACCAGTTATTGTGAATGAGAGTAACTGTTCGGCTGAGACTGCTCTTCTTGGAGGTGCTGATGAAGAATCAATACTTATGCCGGATCCGCTTCCGTCCTCAACATCATCGAACCTTACAATAGCTACATCAGTATCTGGCTCACGTAATCCTGGCCGATCAAGTCTTTCTCTAGATGCAACTTCGCTGACGACAAATAGCAGTGGATTAACCATGAGCACACAAAATTTGGTTTCATCTGAGGAAACACCCAACAGAAGCCATCTATGGCCTGGTGGGACATTGGCTAGGTTGCATGCTCCACGTTCTACTTTTAACCCAAAGGATGACATGGAGGTTTTCTCCCCCCTTGTCGACGTCCAGCCAATCACACCCTCACTTGATAAACTATGGAACGACGATGATGGTAGAAGGAAAGATCTTTCTGCTCTTGATAAGAGACCTTCTTCGCTATTGTTTCCTTCATCCAATCGCCGGTATCCCTTTACTGAGGACGGAAGCAACATTCATCCTatatttgattggaaatccACCTCCAACTCAGGACAG GATGAGAATCGAATTTTAACACAGCTTGGATCTACTCCTCCTCAATCATCCAAGAGTGAAGATTCTTCTATCACTCCTCCAGAAGCTTGGGGTGGGGAGAAGGTATTGGACAAATATGCTCATATTCGCCAGCCTCTCACTTTGCCATCCCGTCTAGGAACGTTAGCTGGTAGTCAAACATCAGGGTCTATGTTTTCATTCCAAGATTTTCCCTCATCAGTGACCCCGACAAGTATCAGCTCtttaacaaattcaaacttCGATTACGCTAATTTGCGGAGTAAAGATGCTTCCAACATTCAGGAGACTCCACTTGGATATTCAGAACTCCCTCCCTCTAGTTCATTGTCCTTGTCTTTTGGGCCGAAAGGCGTGATGGGACAAACTACAGTGGAATCTTCTGGAACAGCATCTTTGACCCTGCCACGGCGCCTTTCCACTTATGCTGAGAGAATTAGTACTACTTCTTCCTTCAGCGACGGGCCATCCATTTCAGTAGGTTCACCAAAAACCAAGAAAACGGGAGTTGAAACCAAGGAAGAGCTTCTTAGCAGTTTGTTATCTAGGTCACAAACATCAGGTGCCTTGGAACCAGGGACTCTTCCAACGATCAAT GGAGGAATACCACATTTTCAGAAGACCCCACATGTGGATTCACAGCAGGGAAGTTCCTTTACATTGCAGCTCTTTCAACGAACCCTTGAAGAAACCCTAGTTTCCTTTCAGAAATCAATTCACGAGGATATGAGAAATCTACATATTGAAATATTGAGACAATTCCATATGCAAGAG ATGGAAATGTCAAGAGTGATGGCCTCGATTCTGGAAAATCAAGCTGAGTTAATGAAAGAAGTCAAATATCTGCGCAGTGAAAATCAACAGCTTCGCCAGTTGCTTTGA
- the LOC115736791 gene encoding folylpolyglutamate synthase isoform X2 yields the protein MAEGESGSARPAAPPYEEAMEALSSLITKRSRADKSNKGDRFDLLFDYLKVLDLDQQIPQMKVIHVAGTKGKGSTCTFTESILRNCGFRTGLFTSPHLIDVRERFRLDGKDICEEKFLAYFWWCYDRLKEKASEDVPMPTYFRFLALLAFKIFAAEQVDVAILEVGLGGKFDATNVVEAPIVCGISSLGFDHMEILGNTLGEIAGEKAGIFKRGVPAFTVPQPDEAMQVLEERASQLDVNLQVAPPLDANLLKGLKLGLVGEHQFLNAGLAVVLCSTWLQRTGHQDITCLQQMSNLPEQFIKGLTSASLQGRAQIVPDRLLNSESSGELVFYLDGAHSPESMEACAKWFSLAVKEENPCHNWGNQQGGDSKSANAMIGNNYGKSSANISTQILLFNCMSVRDPKLLLPHLMNTCASYGVHFKKALFVPNISVYYKVGSHALPPSNSQVDLSWQLALQRVWENLIQEGEAKNIDVAGDEVRDDTEACIRSCENSAVFSSLPLAIKWLRDNAQQNRSVRFQVLVTGSLHLVGDVLRLVKR from the exons ATGGCGGAAG GTGAGAGCGGTTCGGCGAGGCCCGCGGCTCCTCCGTACGAGGAGGCGATGGAGGCCCTGTCTTCTCTGATCACCAAGCGCAGTCGCGCCGACAAGAGCAACAAGGGCGACCGGTTCGATTTGCTTTTCGATTATCTGAAG GTGTTGGATTTAGATCAACAAATCCCGCAGATGAAGGTTATCCATGTGGCTGGCACGAAGGGCAAG GGATCCACATGCACTTTTACAGAATCTATACTCCGTAATTGTGGGTTCCGAACTGGACTTTTCACATCACCTCACCTCATCGATGTGCGTGAAAGATTTCGTTTGGATGG TAAGGACATTTGCGAAGAGAAATTTTTGGCGTACTTCTGGTGGTGCTACGATAGACTAAAG GAAAAAGCTAGTGAGGATGTACCAATGCCTACTTATTTTCGCTTCCTTGCCTTACTTGCCTTTAAGATATTTGCAGCTGAGCAA GTGGATGTTGCCATCTTAGAGGTCGGTTTAGGAGGAAAATTTGATGCAACAAACGTG GTTGAGGCACCAATAGTCTGCGGTATATCTTCTCTCGGGTTTGACCACATGGAAATTCTCG GAAATACCCTGGGAGAAATTGCTGGGGAAAAGGCTGGTATCTTCAAG CGAGGAGTGCCAGCATTTACTGTGCCTCAACCTGATGAAGCTATGCAGGTGCTTGAAGAGAGAGCTTCCCAGTTGGAT GTGAATCTTCAAGTGGCACCGCCACTGGATGCCAACCTACTTAAGGGTCTGAAACTTGGGCTAGTGGGCGAGCATCAATTTCTTAATGCTGGTCTTGCTGTTGTTCTATGCTCTACTTGGCTTCAGAGGACGGGTCATCAGGACATAACCTGTCTGCAACAGATG AGCAATCTGCCTGAGCAGTTCATTAAAGGGCTGACATCAGCCAGTTTGCAAGGGCGAGCTCAGATTGTCCCGGATCGGCTATTAAACTCTGAAAGTTCAGGAGAACTGGTGTTTTATTTGGATGGTGCTCATAGTCCTGAAAGCATGGAAGCATGCGCAAAGTGGTTTTCTCttgctgttaaagaagaaaatcCATGTCACAACTGGGGTAATCAGCAAGGGGGCGACTCTAAATCTGCAAATGCAATGATAGGCAATAACTATGGTAAAAGTTCTGCAAATATCTCCACGCAG ATACTTCTCTTCAACTGCATGTCCGTGCGAGACCCTAAGTTGCTCCTTCCTCACCTGATGAATACATGCGCTAGTTATG GAGTGCACTTCAAGAAGGCACTTTTTGTACCGAACATATCTGTATATTACAAGGTTGGGTCACATGCTCTGCCTCCTAGCAATTCTCAAGTTGATTTGTCATGGCAGCTTGCTTTGCAAAGAGTTTGGGAAAACCTTATCCAAG AAGGCGAGGCCAAGAACATAGATGTTGCTGGTGATGAAGTTAGGGATGATACAGAAGCTTGCATTAGAAGTTGTGAGAATAGTGCtgtgttttcttctcttccattAGCTATTAAGTGGCTGAGGGACAATGCGCAACAGAACCGCTCAGTGCGGTTTCAG GTCCTTGTGACTGGTTCTTTACATCTCGTGGGTGATGTGTTGAGACTTGTCAAAAGGTGA